A window of the Schlesneria paludicola DSM 18645 genome harbors these coding sequences:
- a CDS encoding phage terminase small subunit P27 family, translating to MGKRGPGKTPVATLKQRGTFRADRHSDEVDEQLGPSLPDPPPHFDAEQIELWNKIGGKLAARGLMTDLDAQAFELLIASYVGMLQAQDALAADDLIVYVGEQSTPMANPLVNIIAKNTAMLKWCLTQFGCTPSARTGITPAKRVEKTIDPMAALLAGTSAGKRPAKCTTRKKAKS from the coding sequence ATGGGCAAGCGTGGACCAGGCAAGACGCCCGTCGCGACATTGAAGCAACGGGGCACGTTCCGAGCTGATCGTCATTCTGATGAAGTCGACGAGCAGCTCGGTCCCTCATTGCCAGATCCGCCGCCGCACTTCGATGCGGAGCAGATCGAACTGTGGAACAAGATCGGCGGAAAGCTCGCGGCTCGCGGCTTGATGACCGATCTCGACGCGCAGGCGTTCGAGCTGCTCATCGCTAGCTATGTGGGCATGCTGCAAGCTCAAGACGCACTGGCTGCCGATGACCTGATCGTTTACGTGGGCGAACAGTCGACACCCATGGCGAACCCCCTCGTGAACATTATCGCGAAGAACACCGCGATGCTGAAATGGTGCCTCACCCAGTTCGGTTGCACTCCATCCGCTCGTACCGGAATCACTCCTGCGAAACGTGTCGAAAAGACCATTGATCCAATGGCCGCGTTGTTGGCTGGTACATCGGCGGGCAAACGACCCGCAAAGTGTACCACCCGGAAAAAGGCGAAGTCATGA
- a CDS encoding site-specific integrase yields the protein MRRGFATLNAESMDLFELQKLMQHKSLETTRGYVNMAKRLNRAVSNLFVPEIRDTETA from the coding sequence CTGAGGCGAGGCTTTGCGACGCTCAACGCGGAATCGATGGACCTATTCGAGCTGCAAAAGCTGATGCAGCACAAGTCCCTTGAAACAACCCGGGGCTATGTGAATATGGCGAAGCGCCTGAATCGAGCTGTTTCCAACCTATTCGTCCCAGAAATTCGGGACACTGAAACCGCGTGA
- a CDS encoding terminase large subunit, translated as MRKCRVSANRRDLERYCDDVLAKKVVVGTLERAAVERYRHDCDTAGARGIYWDDEDFERTISFVQLLKHSTGEFCGHPFILKPWQKFVAGNLFAWKNKDTGFRRFRECFISMGRGNGKSPFMAALVNRLYLLDNEPRSQFQLAAVERAQAEIVFNEICEQLQSQPAFGDRFEYYRPKHGKKSIVDKILGGVIEPLGSEGRDGYNLLGYVADEIHAWAAEHNALWEKLESSMRKRRQPLGMVISTAGDDRSKLWLRVHKFSSQIARLLIKEDRHFSFICEIDEEDRKASLYDETLWRKGNPNLDVSVKREALRLIANKAKNDPVCFNEWLRYHMNIRVRSVLKVIDHKLWTTCKETMPDLTGRHCHGGLDLGWRNDLASLYLCFPLDKKRFAFKGWNWLPRHGGRDLTASPWSQWIENRDVVACDGDATDPDAIYERLQQVRRDHAISSVALDPANARAVGLHLVNNMGMSVFDFGQNCQSYNEPIREFLTALGEGRILHDNDPVLAWAADNLVLRTNPAGLVMPDKEKADEKIDPIVAAFMAFARCLYGDPVSSGPRIRSL; from the coding sequence GTGCGCAAATGCCGCGTCTCGGCGAACCGCAGGGATCTTGAGCGGTATTGCGACGACGTCCTAGCGAAAAAGGTTGTCGTCGGCACGCTCGAACGTGCGGCCGTCGAACGATACCGGCATGACTGTGACACCGCAGGCGCTCGCGGCATCTACTGGGACGATGAAGATTTCGAACGAACGATTTCGTTTGTTCAGCTTTTGAAGCATTCGACCGGGGAATTCTGCGGCCACCCGTTCATTCTGAAGCCCTGGCAAAAGTTCGTCGCCGGGAATCTGTTTGCCTGGAAGAACAAGGACACCGGTTTCCGCCGGTTCCGCGAATGCTTCATCAGCATGGGACGCGGCAACGGTAAGTCGCCGTTCATGGCGGCCCTGGTCAATCGCCTCTATCTGCTCGACAACGAACCTCGGTCACAGTTCCAGCTCGCGGCCGTCGAACGTGCCCAGGCCGAGATCGTTTTCAACGAGATCTGTGAGCAGCTCCAGTCGCAACCGGCCTTCGGTGATCGCTTCGAATACTACCGTCCGAAACACGGCAAGAAGTCGATCGTCGACAAGATCCTCGGCGGTGTGATCGAACCGCTCGGCTCGGAAGGTCGCGACGGTTACAACTTGCTCGGCTATGTCGCCGACGAAATTCACGCATGGGCTGCCGAACACAACGCCCTCTGGGAAAAACTCGAATCGTCCATGCGGAAGCGACGGCAGCCCCTCGGGATGGTGATTTCGACGGCTGGCGATGACCGCTCGAAGCTGTGGCTTCGCGTCCACAAGTTCAGCTCTCAAATCGCTCGCCTTCTGATCAAAGAAGATCGTCACTTCAGTTTCATCTGTGAGATTGATGAGGAGGATCGAAAGGCATCGCTGTACGACGAAACTCTCTGGCGAAAGGGAAATCCAAACCTCGACGTCTCGGTGAAGCGCGAGGCCCTGCGGCTGATCGCGAACAAAGCGAAGAATGATCCCGTCTGTTTCAACGAATGGCTGCGGTACCACATGAACATTCGTGTGCGTTCGGTACTGAAGGTCATCGACCACAAACTCTGGACGACATGTAAAGAGACGATGCCAGACCTCACGGGTCGCCACTGCCACGGAGGCCTAGACCTCGGTTGGCGAAACGACCTGGCATCGCTCTATCTCTGCTTTCCGCTCGACAAAAAACGGTTCGCGTTCAAGGGCTGGAACTGGTTGCCACGCCACGGGGGCCGCGATCTGACAGCATCCCCGTGGTCGCAGTGGATCGAGAACCGGGACGTGGTGGCTTGCGATGGCGATGCGACCGATCCTGATGCCATTTACGAACGCCTGCAGCAAGTACGCCGCGACCACGCCATTTCATCCGTTGCACTCGATCCGGCCAATGCCAGGGCAGTCGGCTTACACCTGGTTAACAACATGGGAATGTCCGTGTTTGACTTCGGCCAGAACTGTCAGTCGTACAACGAACCGATTCGCGAATTCCTCACGGCGTTGGGCGAAGGTCGCATCCTCCATGACAACGATCCCGTCCTTGCCTGGGCCGCCGACAACCTGGTCCTGCGCACCAATCCGGCCGGTCTAGTGATGCCCGACAAAGAAAAGGCGGACGAAAAGATTGATCCGATCGTCGCCGCCTTCATGGCGTTCGCCCGTTGCTTGTATGGCGATCCCGTGAGTTCCGGACCTCGGATCAGGAGTTTGTGA
- a CDS encoding DNA-methyltransferase: MKPYYERAGIALYHGDCHEVFPVLEPGKFSVMLTDPPYCSGAATSSAKTADPVAKYCQNGDAKGRPTFSGDAKDQRSFVAWSVFWMSACRRLLKDGGYGLVFTDWRQLPSVTDAFQAADFTWRGLIAWDKGLSSRSPHKGYARHQCEYLVWGTNGKCRPRADAGPFPGCHHESVRQADKFHIVGKPTELMVKLVEFCPVGESLIDCFAGSGTTLVAAAKSGRYGVGIEREEANCEIAARRLDRFFESPERQEN; the protein is encoded by the coding sequence ATGAAGCCTTATTACGAACGAGCAGGGATCGCTCTTTACCACGGCGACTGCCACGAAGTTTTCCCGGTTCTTGAGCCTGGCAAATTCTCGGTCATGCTGACCGATCCGCCCTACTGCAGCGGTGCGGCAACGTCCTCAGCGAAAACGGCTGATCCGGTCGCGAAGTATTGCCAGAACGGCGATGCGAAAGGTCGGCCAACGTTCAGCGGTGATGCAAAGGACCAACGATCATTCGTCGCTTGGTCGGTCTTCTGGATGTCGGCTTGTCGACGACTATTGAAGGATGGTGGCTATGGCCTGGTGTTCACCGATTGGCGTCAATTGCCGTCTGTGACCGATGCGTTCCAGGCCGCCGATTTCACTTGGCGTGGATTGATCGCCTGGGACAAAGGCCTGTCATCACGATCCCCGCATAAAGGCTACGCACGCCACCAATGCGAATACCTGGTCTGGGGAACGAACGGGAAATGTAGGCCGCGCGCCGATGCAGGTCCGTTCCCAGGCTGCCACCACGAATCGGTTCGCCAGGCCGACAAATTTCACATCGTCGGGAAGCCAACGGAATTGATGGTCAAACTGGTCGAATTCTGCCCGGTTGGTGAATCACTCATCGACTGTTTTGCGGGCAGTGGTACGACACTGGTCGCCGCTGCCAAATCGGGCCGGTACGGTGTCGGGATCGAACGCGAGGAAGCGAACTGTGAAATTGCCGCGAGACGGCTGGATCGCTTTTTCGAATCGCCAGAGCGCCAAGAAAATTGA
- a CDS encoding T6SS immunity protein Tdi1 domain-containing protein has translation MAISVADYLIDQSGIEWPNVLASWSWLLPPNFTIWLVNRFADLFLVLPNGTVHMLDVGGGTLTKLADSRDEFCAKIDEDDNANQWLMIPLVDQMVAAGAVLQPGKCYGFKTPPVLGGVYTVENVGPLSVWDYLGAYGSIHEQLQDVPDGSQVILKLVHNPDELGPAAVGGEEQAFRGS, from the coding sequence ATGGCTATCTCGGTCGCTGACTACCTGATTGACCAGAGTGGCATCGAATGGCCCAATGTGCTGGCTTCGTGGTCGTGGTTATTGCCGCCAAATTTCACCATATGGCTGGTCAATCGGTTCGCCGACTTGTTCTTGGTTTTGCCGAACGGCACGGTCCACATGCTGGATGTTGGGGGCGGCACGCTGACAAAGCTTGCCGACAGCCGAGACGAGTTCTGTGCCAAAATCGACGAGGATGATAACGCCAATCAGTGGCTCATGATCCCGCTAGTGGACCAGATGGTCGCCGCAGGCGCGGTTCTCCAGCCCGGTAAGTGCTACGGATTCAAGACGCCGCCGGTGCTGGGCGGCGTCTATACCGTCGAGAACGTAGGGCCACTTTCGGTTTGGGATTACTTGGGGGCATACGGCTCCATCCACGAGCAGCTCCAGGACGTGCCGGATGGTTCGCAAGTCATCCTCAAGCTGGTCCACAATCCGGATGAACTAGGTCCCGCAGCAGTCGGCGGGGAGGAGCAGGCCTTTCGAGGTTCGTAG
- a CDS encoding leucine-rich repeat domain-containing protein: MFRCLGVSIVFLIANQQPSHAAEFTGEVIIVISKDGSSDAIQQAEIREIAGQRFVGGKLVVTGTTPDAGKVTGNRIWISVSEIARVIEYDTLAQLTGKTNPVEPTDVMARIVALGGNFGRDRNETGSPIVSVDLSSCTKLEDGDFELLSQLTTLRELHLHEAVIPAAGWKQIGKLKDLKYLGLIGVNVTNEGLKELEGLQALEEIRVGNTGISDAGLKELAKLKNLKMVGLIGTAVTDAGVKEFSEALPEMRHNLGPEGEGGGGGGQRSDPNFDVSIESPAYVDKHPSVLFDEAHQNFHTATGRYKTYADLMTNDGYKVVPNKEVLTPERLAGHDILIIANACAANETSKSAFTDAECDSIQNWVGDGGSLLLITDHEPFASASEELGKRFGVQMSLQVAVDPKNESNVGLQFVREAHQIGQHPITTGRNESERVNRVLTFTGQSLKGPDGSVPLLKFADTAKYSMDDRSAAGRSQGLALNFGKGRVVVMGEAAQLSAQVYGNPPEPMGMNVPGCDNRKLAINVMHWLSGILNSSTASKASPADSDSTPATAPTDTTNKDKSDKVREEQ; the protein is encoded by the coding sequence ATGTTTCGATGTCTCGGAGTCTCAATCGTGTTCTTGATCGCGAACCAGCAACCGAGCCATGCGGCCGAGTTCACCGGTGAGGTCATCATCGTCATCTCGAAGGATGGGTCGTCAGACGCCATCCAGCAAGCAGAAATTCGCGAGATTGCCGGTCAACGATTCGTCGGCGGAAAACTGGTTGTCACCGGTACGACACCAGATGCTGGCAAAGTCACAGGCAATCGGATCTGGATCTCTGTCAGCGAGATCGCCCGAGTCATTGAATATGACACGCTGGCCCAACTCACTGGTAAGACCAACCCTGTTGAACCCACCGACGTGATGGCTCGAATTGTGGCGTTGGGCGGAAATTTTGGGCGTGACAGGAACGAGACCGGCAGCCCGATCGTCAGCGTCGATCTCTCGAGTTGTACGAAACTTGAAGACGGCGATTTCGAATTGCTCAGTCAACTAACGACTTTGCGAGAACTGCATCTTCATGAGGCAGTGATTCCTGCAGCGGGCTGGAAACAGATCGGCAAACTCAAGGACCTCAAGTATCTCGGACTCATCGGCGTCAACGTGACCAATGAAGGACTGAAAGAACTCGAAGGCCTGCAGGCTCTGGAGGAGATTCGCGTCGGGAATACGGGAATCTCAGATGCGGGACTCAAGGAACTGGCAAAGCTCAAGAATTTAAAAATGGTGGGATTGATTGGAACGGCGGTCACGGATGCGGGCGTCAAGGAATTCAGCGAAGCCCTTCCCGAAATGCGCCACAATCTTGGGCCAGAGGGAGAAGGCGGTGGAGGAGGTGGGCAGCGATCCGACCCCAACTTCGATGTCTCCATTGAGTCGCCTGCCTATGTCGACAAACATCCATCTGTTCTATTTGATGAGGCGCACCAGAATTTCCATACCGCCACGGGACGATACAAAACGTACGCCGATCTGATGACCAATGACGGTTACAAGGTGGTGCCGAACAAAGAGGTCCTCACCCCGGAACGTCTCGCAGGTCACGACATCCTGATCATTGCAAATGCCTGCGCCGCAAACGAAACCTCGAAGTCCGCCTTCACGGATGCCGAGTGCGATAGCATTCAGAACTGGGTCGGCGACGGCGGTTCGCTGCTGCTCATCACGGACCATGAGCCGTTCGCGTCGGCGTCCGAAGAGCTGGGGAAGCGATTCGGCGTGCAGATGAGCCTGCAAGTGGCTGTCGATCCCAAGAATGAATCCAACGTCGGATTGCAGTTTGTGCGTGAGGCCCATCAAATCGGACAACATCCAATCACGACCGGACGCAACGAGTCCGAACGTGTCAATCGCGTGCTGACCTTCACGGGGCAATCGCTGAAGGGTCCCGATGGAAGTGTGCCACTCTTGAAGTTTGCGGACACCGCGAAGTACTCCATGGATGATCGTTCGGCCGCTGGCCGCAGCCAGGGACTGGCACTCAACTTTGGCAAAGGCCGCGTCGTCGTCATGGGTGAAGCCGCACAACTTTCCGCACAAGTGTACGGCAACCCGCCCGAACCGATGGGGATGAACGTTCCCGGCTGCGACAATCGAAAACTGGCGATCAATGTGATGCACTGGCTCTCGGGAATACTCAATAGCAGTACCGCATCGAAGGCGAGTCCTGCAGACTCAGACTCAACTCCCGCAACGGCCCCAACCGACACGACAAACAAAGATAAGTCCGATAAAGTCCGCGAGGAACAATAA
- a CDS encoding C1 family peptidase encodes MLGYRQDREDWDYLRANAKAFPANCCATGEIPDDFHPQLRTKNQKQTNSCVGHGRSTMFAHLNWLITGEEVDYSAWYAYLTAQRACNMFGVDEGATLAGAMASGGCCREDTLRFPGYYTTSMPAAAVTEAKEHPILQFSELRGYDAIWRYTSTHQGPVLIGTEWYEGHARLGKDGLESKASCLRGSSLGYHCRCIIGWSSRRDSLGRRWLRCKNSHSTEWGNQGESEIEPALVDEWANDRFSAFFGASELRPFEPRPVNWLDHQWIPV; translated from the coding sequence ATGCTCGGTTACCGACAAGATCGTGAAGACTGGGACTACTTGCGGGCCAACGCAAAGGCATTCCCCGCGAACTGCTGTGCCACCGGCGAGATCCCCGACGACTTCCATCCGCAATTGCGAACGAAGAACCAAAAACAGACCAATTCGTGCGTTGGCCACGGTCGATCGACGATGTTCGCTCACCTGAATTGGCTCATCACCGGCGAAGAGGTCGATTATTCCGCCTGGTACGCGTACCTGACCGCTCAACGTGCCTGCAACATGTTCGGCGTCGACGAGGGGGCAACCTTGGCTGGTGCGATGGCCAGCGGTGGCTGCTGTCGTGAAGACACGCTCCGCTTCCCTGGCTATTACACGACGTCCATGCCAGCGGCAGCCGTCACCGAGGCCAAAGAACACCCGATTCTGCAGTTCAGCGAATTGCGTGGCTACGACGCGATTTGGCGATACACGTCGACACACCAAGGGCCGGTCCTGATCGGCACCGAATGGTACGAAGGGCATGCTCGACTTGGGAAAGACGGGTTGGAATCCAAGGCGAGCTGCTTACGCGGATCGAGCCTCGGTTATCACTGCCGATGCATCATCGGGTGGTCATCTCGACGTGACAGCCTCGGCCGTCGCTGGCTCCGATGCAAGAACTCCCACAGCACGGAATGGGGCAACCAGGGCGAATCGGAAATCGAACCGGCCCTGGTCGACGAATGGGCCAATGATCGTTTCTCAGCGTTCTTCGGTGCCAGCGAATTGCGGCCGTTCGAGCCGCGTCCCGTGAACTGGCTCGATCATCAGTGGATTCCCGTCTGA
- a CDS encoding thioredoxin family protein, protein MSKSYPVPGLGLLFIIGLSVFIASCAPSPAFPSPPKEQKRCVVLVGATWCVPCQGVKDNVVPELVKLGLSVAEANKRSAVDIHLADYDHDQGILKEWGITADQVPMLVAFESGKQVDQRCGSLGVNDFLALLGRTDLGKPAKPVEPPKPIVPAEPVATIVKPDEAVPATSAWDQITEFIGTDTATVTITVPNGRKIKIPDARAAVTFPLTLTAHVKVVGDSLQIDFDKPLLKAEATRLGIRLGTEIPSANLTKDKFTAKTALGIPFVWQLKTHPFGCDENEGSNSSCP, encoded by the coding sequence ATGTCGAAATCGTATCCCGTGCCAGGGCTGGGGCTCTTGTTTATCATCGGCCTCAGCGTGTTCATTGCATCGTGTGCTCCGTCACCGGCCTTTCCGTCGCCACCCAAGGAACAGAAGCGGTGTGTCGTGCTCGTTGGGGCAACTTGGTGCGTCCCCTGCCAGGGGGTCAAGGACAACGTGGTACCAGAGCTGGTGAAGCTTGGCCTCAGTGTCGCTGAGGCCAACAAACGATCCGCCGTCGACATTCACCTGGCCGACTATGACCACGATCAGGGGATTCTGAAGGAATGGGGCATCACGGCCGATCAAGTCCCGATGCTGGTCGCGTTTGAATCCGGAAAGCAAGTCGATCAGCGATGTGGCAGCCTGGGCGTTAACGATTTCCTTGCGTTGCTCGGTCGCACGGACCTGGGCAAACCTGCAAAGCCGGTCGAACCTCCCAAGCCAATCGTTCCAGCGGAACCGGTGGCAACCATCGTCAAGCCTGACGAGGCGGTACCAGCGACGAGCGCCTGGGATCAAATCACGGAGTTCATCGGCACTGACACCGCGACGGTGACAATTACGGTTCCGAATGGTCGCAAGATCAAGATCCCCGACGCCAGGGCAGCCGTCACGTTTCCGCTGACACTGACCGCTCACGTGAAGGTGGTCGGTGACTCGCTTCAGATCGATTTCGACAAGCCGTTGCTGAAAGCCGAGGCTACACGCTTGGGCATCCGCCTGGGAACCGAGATCCCCTCGGCGAATCTGACCAAGGACAAGTTCACGGCGAAAACCGCCTTGGGAATTCCGTTCGTCTGGCAATTGAAAACGCATCCATTCGGTTGCGATGAAAATGAAGGATCAAATTCCAGTTGCCCTTGA
- a CDS encoding HNH endonuclease signature motif containing protein, which translates to MSTAPQKHKPPTVGIKAPRSYHRWYRLRAWWGPVGLRANQLSKEPLCRTCQQAGRIRPATDVDHIRRHGGKWSLFCDASNLQSLCKSCHSEKTARGE; encoded by the coding sequence ATGTCGACCGCTCCGCAGAAACACAAGCCGCCCACGGTCGGCATCAAGGCCCCGAGATCGTACCACCGCTGGTATCGCCTACGGGCCTGGTGGGGGCCGGTCGGCCTGCGAGCCAACCAGCTCTCGAAAGAGCCGTTGTGCCGGACATGCCAGCAAGCCGGTCGAATTCGCCCAGCGACCGACGTCGACCACATTCGACGTCACGGCGGGAAATGGTCCCTTTTCTGCGACGCCAGCAACTTACAGTCGCTTTGCAAATCATGTCATAGCGAGAAGACCGCTCGCGGCGAGTGA
- a CDS encoding tyrosine-type recombinase/integrase, with translation MSAARRLADTIHAQLVTGTYQSVKKSSWDSFFAHYKKHAEDTFDVLSRETALRSIETFARVAKPKLIKAITTERVDRFIADRRKERATKKKLETDKLVSPATVNRELRYVRAALRLAEDWGYISKVPKFRFLKTHEKLPTYAPPEHFAAIMHACSAATLPNNLPNVSAPEWWRALLISLYMNGWRIKQMLNVRREDVNLTAMTVLSRAEHNKGRRYEEIPLHPFVAEYLKPLLGNFSELLLPWDHNRRTLWVEFGKIQQAAKLTDGTPLPKGGRTVAGMGSTI, from the coding sequence TTGTCGGCCGCGAGAAGGTTGGCTGACACGATCCATGCGCAGTTGGTCACTGGGACGTACCAATCCGTCAAGAAGTCCTCATGGGATAGTTTCTTCGCACATTACAAGAAGCACGCTGAGGACACCTTTGACGTTCTGTCGCGAGAGACTGCTCTTCGATCAATCGAGACCTTCGCCCGTGTCGCGAAACCAAAGTTGATCAAGGCGATCACGACGGAAAGGGTGGACAGGTTCATCGCGGATCGGCGGAAGGAACGGGCAACCAAAAAGAAGCTGGAGACGGACAAGTTAGTATCACCTGCGACCGTCAACCGTGAACTTCGGTACGTGCGAGCCGCACTCCGACTCGCCGAGGACTGGGGCTACATTTCGAAGGTTCCAAAGTTCAGGTTTCTGAAGACTCACGAGAAGCTTCCGACGTACGCGCCTCCAGAACACTTTGCTGCGATCATGCACGCGTGCTCCGCCGCGACGCTACCGAATAACTTGCCCAATGTCTCCGCACCGGAATGGTGGCGGGCACTTCTGATCTCGCTTTACATGAACGGCTGGCGAATCAAGCAGATGCTGAACGTGCGGCGCGAGGACGTCAACCTGACCGCCATGACGGTTCTAAGTCGGGCAGAACACAACAAAGGGCGTCGCTATGAAGAGATTCCGCTTCACCCGTTCGTCGCCGAGTATCTGAAGCCATTGCTTGGGAACTTCAGTGAGTTACTGCTTCCATGGGACCACAACCGCCGAACGCTGTGGGTTGAGTTTGGGAAGATCCAGCAAGCCGCGAAACTGACGGATGGAACGCCACTACCCAAAGGGGGAAGAACGGTCGCAGGTATGGGTTCCACGATCTGA